A window of Rhizobium sp. CC-YZS058 genomic DNA:
CTCCTGCCGCAGGCTCGCGGCATCCGCGCCGTGCCGATCTCCGGCCAGACCGGCTACGGGCTCGACAAGCTGATGCAGTCGATCATCGACACCGACAAGGTCTGGAACCGGCGTATCTCGACCGCGCGGCTCAATCGCTGGCTGGAAAGCCAGCAGATCCAGCATCCGCCACCGGCCGTCTCCGGCCGCCGGCTGAAGCTGAAATATATGACGCAGGTGAAAGCCCGGCCGCCAGGCTTCATGATCTCCTGCACCCGGCCGGATGCCGTGCCGGAAAGCTATATCCGCTATCTCACCAACGGCCTGCGCACGGACTTCGACATGCCGGGCGTGCCGATCCGTCTGCACTTGCGCGCTTCCGAAAATCCCTTCGAGGACCGCAAGAAGAAGCGCTGAGCCGAAAGCCGGCCTGGCGCGGTTTACTCCGGCCAAGCTGCGCTTTACATCTCTCCCTCGATCCCCCGAGAGCGAAGGAGTGCCCAATGGCGGCTGAGGCGAGAAGCGGCAAGGACTGGTGGCGCGGCGCGGTGATCTATCAGGTCTATCCGCGCTCCTTTCAGGACATGACGGGCGATGGGCTGGGCGATATCAAGGGGGTCACCGAACGGCTGCCCTATATTGCCAGCCTCGGCGTCGATGCCATCTGGCTCTCGCCCTTCTTCACCTCGCCCATGGCCGACATGGGCTATGACGTCTCCAATTACTGCGATGTCGACCCGATGTTCGGCACGCTCGCCGATTTCGACGCCATGATGGAGCGGGCGCATGCGCTCGGCATCAAGGTTATCATCGACCAGGTGATCTCCCACACCTCCGACAAGCATCCCTGGTTCGAGGAGAGCCGGTCAAGCCGCAGCAACGAGAAGGCCGACTGGTATGTCTGGGCCGATGCCAAGCCGGACGGCACGGCGCCCAACAACTGGCTGTCGATCTTCGGCGGGCCGGCCTGGGAATGGGACGGGGTGCGCAAGCAATATTACCTGCACAACTTTCTGGGCTCGCAGCCGGACCTCAACTTTCACACCCCGGCCGTTCAGGATGCGGTGCTGGACGCCGTGCGCTTCTGGCTCGACCGCGGCGTCGACGGCTTCCGGCTCGATACGGTCAACTACTACTTCCACGACAAGGAGCTGCGCGACAACCCACCGCTCGGCCATGACGACGATGCGCCCGGTCTCGACGCGCCGGACGTCAATCCCTATGGCATGCAGCAGCATCTCTACGACAAGACCCAGCCGGAAAACATCGGCTTCCTCAAGCGGTTCCGCGCGCTGCTCGACAGCTATGAGGGCCGCAGCTCCGTCGGCGAGATCGGCGATGGCGCCCGCTCCCTGAAGACGCTTGCCGCCTATGTCAGCGACGGCGACAAGCTGCATATGTGCTACACCTTCGACCTGCTGGGCCCGGATTTTACCGCAAGCCATATCCGCCAATGCGTCTCGGCCTTCGAGGACAATGTGCGCGACGGCTGGGTCTGCTGGGCCTTCTCGAACCATGACGTCAAGCGCCATGTCAGCCGCTTCATCGAGCAGGAGAGCGAGCGCGAGCGGGTCGCGAAACTCGCCATCACCGTGCTCGCGACTCTCCGCGGCTCGATCTGCCTCTACCAGGGCGAAGAGCTGGCGCTGCCCGAGGCGGAGCTGGAGCTTCACGAATTGCGTGACCCCTATGGCATCCGCTTCTGGCCGGCCTTCAAGGGCCGCGACGGGTGCCGCACGCCGATGCCTTGGACGGCCTCTGCCGCCAATGCCGGATTCACGACCGGCAAACCCTGGCTTCCCGTGCCGGCAGAACACAAGGCGCTGGCTGTCGACGCGCAGGAGGGCGACGAGGCTTCAGTGCTCGCCCACTACCGCGCGACGCTCGCCTTCCGAAAGGTCCATGACAGTCTCTATGATGGCGGCCTGACCTTCCTCGACACCAACCAGGATGTTTTGATCTTCACACGCGAAAAGGCCGGCGAACGCCTGCTCTTCCTCTTCAACCTCCGCCGCGGCCCGCAGAGCGTCCCGGTGCCGAAGGGGCTGACGGTCACCGAGGCGATCCCGCTCCCGGGCTTCGATACGGCGACGCTGGAGAAGGGCGAGATCCGGCTGGAGGCGCTGGATGCGTTCTGCGGGCGGGTGTCGGCGTGAAGGGGCTTCGTGCGAGTGCTATGACAAAAGACAGCCAGGAGTACGGCATGAGGAATGGCAGCAAAGACCAGCATTCGGTCGAGTCGGCAACTGAGAGACCGACAGATCATGTTGGTACTCCGTTGACCAGCTGGATCGATTCGGCAGTGCTAGAAAAGGTCGAGCCCGTGGAAATGGCGGAGGACTTTCTGCGGAATAAGGCGAGGGGCGCGACAGCGAGCGGGCTCGACCATTTTCTCCGATCGGCGCCGAACGTGCCGCCGCAGGAAGGCGATGAAATTCCTAAAGGCTGGCCAGGAACTTTGTGACGTCATCGCAATCGCTTATCATATTCGGCATGCGAGCCGATCCAGAACCAGACGAAGTCCACACCGTCCTGAACGGCAAGGGCGCGCCAGGAGAGCCCGACACGCACCGACCATAATCGACCCACCTGCTTCAGATGCAAGGAGGGATGGTTGGGGTTTTGTTTGAGAAGTTCGAAGTTGCGGTCCGCGAGTGATTGGATATGTCGGGGTAGCCTGGCATAGGCTGTCCAGAAGGCAGTTGTCGCGTGATGCCTCACAGACTGCGTGTCTTGCCGGAGCGGAACTCGGCAAGAGCGGCATCGGCGGCATCGTCGAGGGCGCCGGATCTGGCGTCACGTTCCAACTGCTCGTCCCATCTGCGAGCCTGCAGAGCCTCGAACCAGCGCTCGAACTCTTGGAACTCCTTTGAGGAAAGCTCCGTAACGGACTGTTCGATCTGGCGCAGAAGGCTCATGCCGGGCTCCTTCGGTTTCAATAAATCTAACCCAAAGGCCGGCGCTTGCAAAGCGTCACCCGATCAGCATGAACCGATCGACATCCACCAGCCCCCTGTCCGAGATCTTCAGATGCGGGATGACGGGGAGGGGGAGGAAGGCCAGTTGGAGGAAGGGTTCCTGCAGCGTGGCGCCGAGCGAGAAGGCGGCCTTGCGCAGCGTCTGCAGCGTGTCGCGCACGCTCTCATAGGGCTCCAGGCTCATCAGGCCGGCAACGGGCAGCGCGATCTCGGCGGTGACACGACCGTCTTCCACCACGACGAAGCCGCCCTTGATCTCCCCCAGCCGATTGGCGGCCAGCGCCATGTCGTCGGCATCGACTCCCACCACGCAGATGTTGTGGCTGTCATGGCCGACGGTGGAGGCGATCGCGCCTTTCTTCAGCCCGAAGCCCTGCACGAAGCCATTGGCATGGTTGCCGTTCAACCCATGTCGCTCGATCACCGCCACCTTGATGATGTCGCGCCCGAGATCCGCGCCTGCCTCGTTGCCCTTCGCCGGCAGCTGGAA
This region includes:
- a CDS encoding alpha-glucosidase, producing the protein MAAEARSGKDWWRGAVIYQVYPRSFQDMTGDGLGDIKGVTERLPYIASLGVDAIWLSPFFTSPMADMGYDVSNYCDVDPMFGTLADFDAMMERAHALGIKVIIDQVISHTSDKHPWFEESRSSRSNEKADWYVWADAKPDGTAPNNWLSIFGGPAWEWDGVRKQYYLHNFLGSQPDLNFHTPAVQDAVLDAVRFWLDRGVDGFRLDTVNYYFHDKELRDNPPLGHDDDAPGLDAPDVNPYGMQQHLYDKTQPENIGFLKRFRALLDSYEGRSSVGEIGDGARSLKTLAAYVSDGDKLHMCYTFDLLGPDFTASHIRQCVSAFEDNVRDGWVCWAFSNHDVKRHVSRFIEQESERERVAKLAITVLATLRGSICLYQGEELALPEAELELHELRDPYGIRFWPAFKGRDGCRTPMPWTASAANAGFTTGKPWLPVPAEHKALAVDAQEGDEASVLAHYRATLAFRKVHDSLYDGGLTFLDTNQDVLIFTREKAGERLLFLFNLRRGPQSVPVPKGLTVTEAIPLPGFDTATLEKGEIRLEALDAFCGRVSA
- a CDS encoding pilus assembly protein HicB, coding for MRNGSKDQHSVESATERPTDHVGTPLTSWIDSAVLEKVEPVEMAEDFLRNKARGATASGLDHFLRSAPNVPPQEGDEIPKGWPGTL